The following are encoded together in the Pectobacterium wasabiae CFBP 3304 genome:
- the yajL gene encoding protein deglycase YajL codes for MTASALVCLAPGSEEIEAVTTIDLLVRAGIQVTLASVASDGNLEIVCSRGVRLLADAPLAMVADRPFDVLVLPGGLQGAECFRDSPILVECIRQTHLEGKIVAAMCATPALVLEYHQLFPVGNMTGYPTFKESIAPEKWMEKRVVYDPRVNLLTTQGPGTSMDFALKIIDLLLGKEKAAEVAAQLILPPGIYNYHD; via the coding sequence ATGACCGCATCGGCACTGGTGTGTCTGGCGCCTGGTAGTGAAGAAATTGAGGCCGTCACCACCATAGATTTGCTTGTCCGCGCGGGCATTCAGGTAACACTTGCCAGCGTAGCCAGCGATGGTAATCTCGAAATCGTCTGCTCACGCGGAGTCAGGCTACTGGCCGATGCACCACTGGCTATGGTCGCCGATCGGCCTTTCGATGTGCTGGTGTTACCAGGCGGGCTACAAGGTGCGGAGTGCTTCCGCGATAGCCCCATTCTGGTGGAGTGCATTCGCCAAACACATCTGGAAGGAAAAATTGTCGCTGCCATGTGCGCAACGCCTGCTCTGGTGCTTGAATATCATCAGTTGTTCCCCGTAGGAAACATGACGGGCTATCCCACATTCAAAGAGAGTATAGCGCCAGAGAAATGGATGGAGAAACGCGTCGTCTACGATCCACGCGTGAATCTGTTAACCACACAAGGGCCTGGCACCAGTATGGATTTCGCTCTGAAGATCATTGATTTGCTGCTGGGGAAAGAAAAAGCCGCCGAGGTCGCCGCACAGCTCATTCTGCCGCCAGGAATTTATAACTATCACGATTAG
- the panE gene encoding 2-dehydropantoate 2-reductase — protein MKITVLGCGALGQLWLAALHQQGHDVQGWLRIPQPYCSVNVTMLDGQHCNLNLTANDPDHLAQSELLLVTLKAWQVSDAITVLLPQLNPHCTILLLHNGMGTREELPSLQQPLVLGITTHAARRDATNVVHVAAGTTHIGTFNGDSSQSHLAEILHQALPDVAWHSNISATCWLKLAANCVINPLTVKYHCANGELAAYPELITSLCQEVANVMEREGFHTSRDSLQLYVNQIIQNTAANTSSMLQDIIAQRHTEIDYITGYLLHRARLHGLTLPENARLFDYIKQKENDYDRIGTGVSGAW, from the coding sequence ATGAAAATCACCGTTCTTGGCTGTGGCGCGCTGGGGCAACTTTGGCTCGCCGCGTTGCATCAACAAGGACATGATGTCCAGGGATGGCTGCGCATTCCGCAACCGTATTGTTCGGTCAATGTCACCATGTTGGACGGCCAGCACTGCAATCTCAACCTAACGGCTAACGATCCTGATCATCTTGCCCAGAGCGAACTACTGCTGGTCACGCTAAAAGCCTGGCAAGTTTCCGATGCCATTACCGTACTGTTGCCCCAACTCAACCCGCATTGCACAATTCTGCTGTTACATAACGGAATGGGTACGCGGGAAGAGTTGCCGTCACTACAGCAGCCGCTGGTGCTCGGTATCACCACCCACGCGGCTCGGCGCGACGCAACCAACGTTGTCCACGTTGCCGCAGGCACGACGCATATCGGTACGTTTAACGGAGACAGCAGCCAAAGCCATTTGGCAGAAATACTCCATCAGGCCTTACCGGATGTGGCCTGGCATAGCAATATTAGCGCGACCTGCTGGCTCAAACTGGCCGCTAACTGCGTCATCAATCCACTGACGGTGAAATATCACTGTGCCAATGGCGAACTTGCCGCATATCCAGAGCTGATTACTTCACTTTGTCAGGAAGTGGCCAATGTCATGGAACGGGAAGGTTTCCACACATCGCGAGACAGTCTGCAGCTCTACGTTAATCAAATTATTCAGAACACCGCAGCAAATACTTCATCGATGTTGCAGGACATCATCGCTCAACGACATACCGAAATTGACTATATTACCGGGTATTTACTGCACCGTGCGCGTCTCCACGGCCTGACGCTCCCCGAGAATGCCCGTCTATTTGACTACATTAAGCAAAAGGAAAACGATTATGACCGCATCGGCACTGGTGTGTCTGGCGCCTGGTAG